Proteins from a genomic interval of Sugiyamaella lignohabitans strain CBS 10342 chromosome C, complete sequence:
- the GSY1 gene encoding glycogen (starch) synthase GSY1 (Glycogen synthase; expression induced by glucose limitation, nitrogen starvation, environmental stress, and entry into stationary phase; GSY1 has a paralog, GSY2, that arose from the whole genome duplication; relocalizes from nucleus to cytoplasmic foci upon DNA replication stress; GO_component: GO:0005737 - cytoplasm [Evidence IDA] [PMID 14562095]; GO_component: GO:0005737 - cytoplasm [Evidence IDA] [PMID 22842922]; GO_component: GO:0005739 - mitochondrion [Evidence IDA] [PMID 14576278]; GO_component: GO:0005739 - mitochondrion [Evidence IDA] [PMID 16823961]; GO_function: GO:0003824 - catalytic activity [Evidence IEA]; GO_function: GO:0004373 - glycogen (starch) synthase activity [Evidence IEA,IEA]; GO_function: GO:0004373 - glycogen (starch) synthase activity [Evidence IDA] [PMID 2123485]; GO_function: GO:0016740 - transferase activity [Evidence IEA]; GO_function: GO:0016757 - transferase activity, transferring glycosyl groups [Evidence IEA]; GO_process: GO:0005978 - glycogen biosynthetic process [Evidence IEA,IEA,IEA]; GO_process: GO:0005978 - glycogen biosynthetic process [Evidence IGI,IMP,ISS] [PMID 1908457]; GO_process: GO:0008152 - metabolic process [Evidence IEA]) has product MPRDVKNHFLFEVATEVANRVGGIYSVIKSKAPVTTKEYRNRYCLIGPLNRKSAATEVEELIPTNVHLKDALDAMASRGVRYLYGRWLIEGAPRVLLFDTPSAYGYLDEWKADLWSIAGIPAPPTDTETNEAIVFGYLVAWFLGEYVAKDVEHAVIAHFHEWLAGVALPLCRKRRLDVTTIFTTHATLLGRYLCAGSVDFYNNLQWFDVDAEAGKRGIYHRYCIERAAAHSCDVFTTVSHITAYESEHLLKRKPDGVLPNGLNVVKFSAVHEFQNLHAITKEKLNDFVRGHFYGHYDFDLDNTLYFFISGRYEYRNKGVDMYIEALARLNYRLKTENSNKTVVAFIIMPAATNSYTVETLKGQAVIRALDSTVKDIQQLIGRRLFEHCARSSEHGKEVPELDELLTGSDRVLLKRRVFALKRNSLPPIVTHNMADDANDPILNQIRRVQLFNHPSDRVKIIFHPEFLNSNNPILPLDYDDFVRGCHLGIFPSYYEPWGYTPAECTVMGVPSITTNLSGFGCYMEDLIENSSDYGIYIVDRRSKGVDDSINQLSDYMFDFTLKSRRQRINQRNRTERLSDLLDWKRMGLEYIKARQLALRRAYPDSFSDGDDENPFTSATAHKLTRPLSVPGSPLDRAGFMTPGDLGSLQELSQSLNTEDYVGFKLPEEEEEESEYDSYPLTLRSS; this is encoded by the coding sequence ATGCCTCGTGACGTCAAGAATCACTTCCTGTTCGAAGTTGCAACTGAGGTTGCCAACCGAGTCGGTGGTATCTACTCGGTCATCAAGTCCAAGGCTCCTGTGACCACCAAGGAGTATCGTAACCGTTACTGTCTTATTGGTCCTTTAAACAGAAAGTCGGCTGCTACTGAGGTAGAAGAATTGATTCCTACCAATGTCCACCTTAAAGATGCTCTTGATGCCATGGCTTCTCGTGGTGTGCGTTATTTGTATGGTAGATGGCTAATTGAAGGTGCTCCAAGAGTTCTTTTGTTCGATACTCCTTCTGCATATGGATATTTGGACGAGTGGAAAGCGGATCTTTGGTCAATTGCCGGAATTCCTGCTCCTCCTACTGATACTGAGACCAACGAGGCTATTGTGTTTGGATACCTGGTGGCCTGGTTCCTCGGTGAATATGTTGCCAAAGACGTTGAGCATGCTGTTATTGCCCATTTCCACGAATGGCTTGCGGGAGTGGCTTTGCCATTGTGTAGAAAGCGTCGTTTGGACGTCACCACCATTTTCACCACCCATGCTACTTTGCTAGGTCGTTATTTGTGTGCTGGTTCGGTGGATTTTTACAATAACCTGCAATGGTTTGATGTAGATGCCGAGGCTGGCAAGAGAGGTATTTACCATCGTTACTGTATTGAaagagctgctgctcacAGTTGTGATGTGTTTACCACTGTTTCACACATTACTGCCTATGAGAGTGAGCACTTGTTGAAACGTAAACCCGATGGAGTCTTGCCCAACGGTTTGAACGTGGTCAAGTTTTCTGCTGTTCACGAGTTCCAAAATTTGCATGCCATTACCAAGGAGAAGCTCAATGACTTTGTTCGTGGACACTTTTACGGACACTACGACTTTGACCTCGATAATACTCTGtactttttcatttctggCCGTTATGAGTACCGTAACAAGGGTGTAGATATGTACATTGAAGCGCTTGCCCGTTTGAACTACAGATTGAAGACCGAGAACTCTAACAAGACGGTAGTGGCCTTTATTATCATGCCTGCTGCAACCAATTCCTACACTGTTGAGACCTTGAAGGGACAGGCTGTTATTCGTGCCCTGGATAGCACTGTCAAGGATATCCAACAATTGATTGGCAGAAGACTTTTCGAGCACTGTGCTCGTTCTAGTGAGCACGGAAAGGAAGTTCCTGAACTTGACGAGCTTTTGACCGGTTCTGACAGAGTTCTTCTTAAACGTAGAGTGTTTGCCCTTAAGAGAAACAGTTTACCTCCTATTGTCACTCATAACATGGCTGATGATGCCAACGATCCAATCTTAAACCAAATTCGTCGTGTACAACTTTTTAACCACCCCTCTGACAGAGTAAAGATCATTTTCCACCCCGAGTTCCTCAACTCTAACAACCCCATTCTACCTCTTGATTATGACGACTTTGTCCGTGGTTGTCACTTGGGTATCTTCCCTTCATACTATGAACCATGGGGATACACTCCTGCCGAGTGTACTGTCATGGGTGTTCCTTCCATCACTACCAACTTGTCTGGTTTCGGTTGTTATATGGAAGACTTGATCGAGAACTCGAGTGACTATGGTATTTACATTGTTGACCGTAGATCCAAGGGTGTCGACGACTCGATCAATCAACTCAGTGATTACATGTTCGACTTTACTCTCAAGTCAAGACGTCAACGTATCAACCAACGTAACCGTACCGAGCGTTTGTCTGATCTTCTTGACTGGAAGAGAATGGGACTCGAGTACATTAAGGCCCGTCAACTAGCACTTAGAAGAGCCTATCCTGACTCATTCtctgatggtgatgacgaGAACCCATTCACATCTGCCACCGCCCACAAGCTTACGAGACCACTTTCTGTTCCAGGATCGCCTCTTGACCGCGCTGGTTTCATGACTCCTGGTGATCTTGGCAGCTTGCAAGAGCTCTCCCAGTCTCTCAACACCGAGGACTATGTTGGCTTCAAGTTGcctgaagaggaagaagaggagtCTGAATACGACTCGTATCCACTCACCTTGCGCTCCAGCTAG